The Mycolicibacterium mageritense genome contains a region encoding:
- a CDS encoding helix-turn-helix transcriptional regulator, whose translation MSETTSRVLQLLGLLQSRRVWSGEELAERLGVTGRSVRRDVERLRDLGYPVHASKGHGGGYQLGAGAALPPLLLDPDEAVAMAVCLRLAAGGSVAGVGESALRALSKLDQVMPARLRSQVSAVHDATVTLTPNQADTPVEPDVLMTLARASRDHEHVNADYTDIRGNHTQRRLEPYHLVTTGRRWYLLAYDRDRADWRTLRLDRMADVRALGSTFAPRDAPDAASYVRRSISSSPYRYVARVRYRAPEHALAQVFPAASATVEPDGPDTCIVTAGADDPERMVLYFATTGYDFEVLEPPEVVAAVRTVAERLRAASSPGRVT comes from the coding sequence AAACCACCAGCCGCGTCCTGCAACTTCTCGGGCTCCTGCAGTCGCGGCGCGTCTGGTCGGGCGAGGAGCTGGCCGAGCGGCTCGGTGTCACGGGCCGCAGCGTCCGCAGGGATGTCGAGCGGTTGCGCGACCTGGGCTATCCCGTGCACGCCAGCAAGGGGCACGGCGGCGGCTATCAACTCGGTGCCGGGGCCGCGCTGCCACCGCTGCTGCTCGATCCGGACGAAGCGGTCGCGATGGCCGTCTGCCTGCGGCTCGCGGCGGGAGGCAGCGTCGCGGGCGTCGGCGAATCCGCGTTGCGGGCGCTGTCCAAGCTCGACCAGGTCATGCCGGCCCGGCTGCGGTCACAGGTGTCCGCGGTGCACGACGCCACCGTGACCCTGACCCCGAACCAGGCCGACACACCCGTCGAACCGGACGTGTTGATGACCCTGGCCCGCGCGAGCCGCGACCACGAACACGTCAACGCCGACTACACCGATATCCGCGGCAACCACACGCAGCGGCGCCTGGAGCCCTATCACCTGGTCACCACCGGCAGGCGCTGGTACCTGCTGGCCTACGACCGCGACCGCGCCGACTGGCGCACGCTGCGGCTCGACCGCATGGCCGACGTGCGGGCCCTCGGCAGCACCTTCGCGCCGCGCGACGCGCCGGACGCCGCGAGCTACGTGCGCCGGTCCATCAGTTCGTCGCCGTATCGATATGTCGCCAGGGTGCGCTACCGGGCACCGGAACACGCACTGGCACAAGTTTTTCCGGCCGCGTCGGCGACCGTCGAACCGGACGGCCCCGATACGTGCATCGTCACCGCCGGCGCGGACGACCCCGAACGCATGGTGCTCTACTTCGCGACCACCGGTTACGACTTCGAGGTGCTCGAGCCACCGGAGGTGGTCGCCGCGGTGCGTACGGTCGCGGAGCGTTTGCGGGCCGCGTCGTCGCCGGGGCGCGTCACGTGA